A single genomic interval of Dromiciops gliroides isolate mDroGli1 chromosome 1, mDroGli1.pri, whole genome shotgun sequence harbors:
- the APOBR gene encoding apolipoprotein B receptor isoform X3: protein MELLRLHFPGAHRALREALDSLSAFASYLLGDTVPSAEEGGGKLSRRDGGREEELREMPAEGSQQAGESKEALEGDEVISSRDVEDNVSSRGSESREAWEKGKEKKAREIQESETEGIWQIGKEVGGRLNEEMTRVCRTWDNNDRNSKEAKGEIRGNYKIEVQGVQCMMGTESKQGQKTDALEARECQKDGILVEGYLETEEFASEEKGGREPKAQGHKNQESNEKEINVGKAENYWKRNEIEPVGEQKVEVEERDLHGIIALGVESENGIIWKKEKEDRQAQETEGNVRDWQEARGEKTWRVKKGDPGNGLNTEMGTRKKPETKKVPDVAVGRGLEEDGEIETPENQQVEKHEVKGAWEAEKIGIRSEKKKMEKEVAWEVRGIKPVDIDLEKLQGVQELGEETEREDKVKSELWRTSVMEKAEAREAVKSKTAEINPKKEAEEVWKAENLEIRREWNMEVIQRDWGAEEAAGKDLERTKDEEREPKENPFPEQVWSQRTEREEEMANIWVLGKKEIVKVLESEMEVEGSWSLEGEAGESGESQSGQNGAQDIQETKVWEKTPDNVNRNKEIELGEAKEVMGGWELEPTRPQEAEETERIDDSDETSVTRLDKEVEGAELMREAEVGKSQELETKDKVSYGTEEVREDQNPKEVGENWNMETEIGRAQETEKEPRKAQDLMEEEAKGREEEPFRIPERETLEIYEIEAYSALNIKNTENGDVQKVKKQDLVVAEGWKIMEREIEGEAMTEIEDKGGCEGEEDIFTPQYREDEEDWEAKESQEFKQQEVPQAEIKTVWRTKEAGTTEPEMEEKEVRGVWEKELEEDQEAQVDRGHKMEESEARKLQEREVIGAKIYWEAEGEVIRSQMKEVEGSQEREDTSIRTLDREAEEVLEGNAEIVNQKVGLKLKEDESGRSQKTEQVKSDRKEIRRDWDSEEAISQERTETRESPGSNLLEARVREALEKENKGFWEAEGTEECQATEGMTGRDQVVEESEAGRSWEREEKESEGDQETGSADAKESWIVEKEEAGNNCEKEKSVFSQGSEIQMAITNKEVEPVREEEMKEGRIKSEKKHEEGRENRETEKGVDGDQGVDSESTWPLEEETQYEEADEAEAKTGESHAVEGECSMDNRYMEKIEANGGRRLEVEKMEGRNNIEESGSQGGGNREKLEPAGCCDMEKEVGWGDGGKDSEAVGVWEPNEKTGRAWDLEKAEPGQGRGPEEAAHIDSGTLEASGNREAEATAPLDSVAIRLSPAPSPAEEAQISWNEVASTKEELQ from the exons ATGGAACTCCTGAGACTTCACTTCCCAGGGGCACACCGTGCCCTGAGGGAGGCTCTG GACTCCCTAAGCGCCTTTGCTTCCTACCTCTTAGGGGATACAGTTCCCTCTGCagaggagggggggggaaagCTCAGCaggagagatggggggagggaggaggagctcAGGGAAATGCCTGCAGAAGGGAGCCAGCAAGCTGGGGAGTCTAAGGAAGCACTAGAAGGGGATGAAGTGATCAGCTCCAGAGATGTGGAAGATAACGTTTCCTCTAGAGGGTCAGAGTCCAGAGAGgcttgggagaaagggaaagaaaagaaagccagggaaatcCAGGAATCAGAGACCGAGGGAATCTGGCAAATAGGAAAAGAGGTTGGGGGACGCCTGAATGAAGAGATGACCAGGGTCTGTAGAACGTGGGACAATAACGACAGGAATTCCAAAGAGGCTAAAGGAGAGATCAGAGGGAACTACAAGATAGAGGTCCAAGGAGTTCAGTGTATGATGGGGACAGAGTCCAAGCAAGGTCAGAAGACAGATGCATTAGAGGCTAGAGAATGCCAAAAGGACGGGATCTTAGTTGAAGGATACTTGGAGACAGAAGAATTCGCCTCAGAAGAAAAGGGTGGCAGAGAGCCAAAAGCACAAGGCCATAAAAATCAAGAGTCCAATGAGAAGGAAATCAATGTAGGGAAGGCTGAGAACTACTGGAAAAGGAATGAAATTGAGCCTGTGGGAGAACAGAAGGTAGAAGTTGAGGAGAGAGATCTCCATGGAATAATAGCCTTGGGGGTGGAGTCTGAGAATGGGATAatctggaagaaggaaaaagaggacagGCAAGCCCAGGAGACAGAAGGAAATGTCAGAGACTGGCAAGAGGCGAGAGGGGAGAAAACCTGGAGGGTGAAAAAAGGAGATCCAGGGAATGGTCTGAACACAGAAATGGGAACCAGGAAAAAACCTGAAACCAAAAAGGTACCTGATGTAGCTGTGGGGAGAGGATTGGAGGAAGATGGGGAAATAGAAACTCCTGAAAATCAGCAGGTAGAGAAGCATGAGGTGAAGGGAGCTTGGGAGGCGGAGAAGATTGGGATCAgatctgaaaagaagaaaatggaaaaggaggtggctTGGGAAGTCCGGGGTATAAAGCCAGTGGATATAGATCTAGAAAAGCTACAAGGAGTCCAGGAGCTAGgagaagagactgagagagaagaCAAGGTAAAATCAGAGCTATGGAGAACTTCAGTCATGGAGAAAGCTGAAGCCAGGGAAGCTGTAAAGTCAAAAACAGCAGAAATAAATCCCAAAAAAGAAGCTGAGGAAGTTTGGAAGGCAGAGAATCTGGAGATCAGAAGAGAATGGAACATGGAGGTGATTCAAAGGGACTGGGGTGCAGAAGAGGCAGCTGGGAAAGATTTGGAGAGGAcaaaagatgaggagagagagcctaAGGAAAACCCATTCCCAGAACAAGTCTGGAGCcaaagaacagagagagaagaagaaatggcaaacatctGGGTCCTGGGGAAAAAGGAGATTGTGAAAGTTCTAGAATCAGAGATGGAAGTTGAAGGAAGTTGGAGCTTAGAGGGAGAAGCTGGGGAAAGTGGTGAGAGTCAGTCAGGACAAAATGGAGCCCAGGACATTCAGGAAACCAAGGTCTGGGAGAAAACACCTGATAATGTTAATAGGAACAAAGAGATAGAGTTGGGAGAGGCTAAGGAAGTCATGGGAGGCTGGGAGCTGGAACCTACCAGGCCCCAAGAGGCTGAGGAGACAGAAAGAATAGATGACTCAGATGAGACCTCAGTAACAAGGCTAGACAAGGAGGTAGAGGGAGCCGAGTTAATGAGAGAGGCAGAGGTTGGAAAAAGCCAAGAGTTGGAGACAAAAGACAAGGTAAGCTATGGGACAGAAGAGGTCAGGGAAGACCAGAACCCTAAGGAGGttggggaaaattggaacatggAAACAGAAATTGGAAGAGcccaagaaacagaaaaagagccCAGGAAAGCCCAGGACCTAATGGAGGAAGAAgccaaagggagagaggaggaaccATTCAGAATTCCAGAAAGAGAGACCTTGGAGATCTATGAGATAGAAGCCTATAGTGCCCTAAATATTAAGAACACAGAGAATGGAGATGTCCAAAAGGTGAAAAAACAGGATTTGGTTGTAGCAGAAGGTTGGAAGATAATGGAAAGGGAGATTGAGGGTGAGGCAATGACAGAAATAGAAGACAAGGGAGGCTGTGAGGGTGAGGAAGACATTTTCACACCCCAGTATAGAGAAGATGAGGAAGACTGGGAGGCTAAGGAAAGCCAAGAGTTCAAACAGCAAGAAGTCCCACAGGCAGAAATTAAAACAGTCTGGAGGACCAAGGAGGCTGGCACAACAGAACCagagatggaggagaaagaggTCAGGGGAGTTTGGGAGAAGGAGCTTGAGGAAGACCAAGAGGCACAGGTTGACAGaggccataaaatggaagagtctgaagccagaaaATTGCAGGAAAGGGAAGTGATAGGAGCTAAAATATACTGGGAGGCAGAAGGAGAGGTCATAAGAAGCCAGATGAAAGAGGTCGAGGGAAGTCAGGAGAGGGAGGATACAAGCATCAGAACATTGGATAGAGAGGCTGAAGAAGTCTTAGAAGGAAATGCTGAAATAGTAAATCAGAAGGTAGGGCTGAAATTAAAGGAGGATGAGTCTGGAAGAAGCCAGAAAACAGAGCAGGTGAAAAGTGACAGAAAGGAAATCAGAAGAGATTGGGACTCAGAAGAGGCAATTAGCCAGGAAAGAACAGAGACTAGAGAAAGTCCAGGTTCAAATTTATTAGAGGCTAGAGTCAGGGAagcactggagaaagaaaataaaggcttCTGGGAGGCTGAAGGAACTGAAGAATGCCAAGCAACAGAGGGAATGACTGGGAGAGACCAAGTTGTAGAAGAATCAGAGGCTGGGAGAagctgggagagggaggaaaaagaatcagagggagaccaggaaacaggctcagCAGATGCCAAAGAATCCTGGATAGTTGAGAAAGAGGAGGCAGGGaacaactgtgaaaaagagaaatctGTCTTCTCTCAGGGATCTGAGATACAAATGGCAATAACCAACAAGGAAGTGGAGCCTGTgagggaggaggagatgaaggagGGGCGAATCAAGTCAGAGAAAAAGCATGAAGAGGGCAGAGAAAACAGGGAAACAGAGAAAGGGGTGGATGGAGACCAGGGTGTGGACTCTGAGAGTACCTGGCCCCTGGAGGAAGAGACTCAGTATGAGGAAGCCGATGAGGCAGAGGCCAAAACTGGGGAGAGCCATGCTGTAGAGGGGGAATGTTCCATGGACAACCGATATATGGAGAAAATAGAGGCTAATGGAGGCAGGAGGCTGGAGGTAGAGAAGATGGAAGGCAGAAACAACATAGAAGAGTCAGGCAGCCAAGGAGGTGGAAACAGGGAGAAGTTGGAGCCTGCAGGATGCTGTGACATGGAGAAAGAAGTGGGCTGGGGAGATGGAGGCAAGGACTCAGAAGCTGTTGGAGTCTGGGAACCCaatgagaagactggaagagCCTGGGACTTAGAGAAAGCTGAACCTGGTCAAGGCAGGGGACCAGAAGAAGCTGCACATATAGACTCTGGAACCCTAGAGGCTTCAGGAAACAGAGAAGCAGAAGCTACAGCACCCCTCGACTCGGTAGCAATAAGACTGTCTCCTGCCCCCAGTCCTGCTGAGGAAGCCCAGATCAGCTGGAATGAG GTCGCCAGCACCAAAGAAGAGTTACAGTGA